Below is a genomic region from Oryzias melastigma strain HK-1 linkage group LG7, ASM292280v2, whole genome shotgun sequence.
TCCCCCGATTGCTTTGACACAAAACTTAATCCTTTATCCGCCCTCAgcagaaaaagctttaaaaagggTGAAGCTACAGATCTACAATGCAGTCCTATCTCAGCACAAATAAGCAAGTTGTTTCATGTCAAAACTGTACATATAATAATCTGAAAATAGGATTGACTCATAGGATTTAAAAGAGAAACTGACGTCTGGAGCCTAAAGAGTTTTTAAGCGACCTGCAGTATCTGTCGGCTTTATCTCCTCAGCCATGAGAAACAGATAAGCATGGACTGAAGGCTTCACAACACATTTGCTTTTCCATGTTGACGAGAAAGCTTTATTGGCGCTGCCGCTCCCTCTTGTGGTAACGTGTGATACTGTAAATCACATCATCTTTGCTCTTGCAGGAGTGAAGCTGCCCTCATTCACCCTGTCTCTTGTATAAAAGTGCTGCTCTCTTACCTCCACTGATCCTGCAGCCTCACAGATCCCGTGTGGGTGTGCTGTCAGCAAACCACACGACACCAAGGCTGTCTGATCAAAGGCTTTTTCTTCATGACTTCATTTAACCTCTTCCGCTGGCAGACACAGAAAGCTGTTGTATGCTGTGTTTCCACTGCATTTTGCCAGAGCAGCTGGGATACTAATTGACCACAGTTtacatttctacttttttttttaaatataatttgtcaTGATGGAAAATGGATTAATTTAACTATCCAGAAAAATATCCAAGAATCAAATaagacataaatatatttactttcTTCTAAGAATGCATATGgagcttaaacaaaaaaaactccctCTTTGACCAGCAGAGGGTGCTGTGGTGTCAAAGATGAAACATTCCATCTATAACCATCAGTGTGCTGTAAGTTTGCAATGATTTTTAATGAGTTCTTCATGTTCCACTCAcaaaattattgttattattttttatggttttaataaaacaaatttaagaaaCAAATAGGAGGGTAAACACAACAAAGCTTTGACTATAGCGCACACTTTAGTCTGTGTGTCATCACTATGAGCTGTAAATTGTATAGCCAACTATTTACATTTCCCATGAAGGTTGTGACATCACATATTTTTCTAGTCTGGCATGCTCCGACCAACATAGCAACAGGGGGGCACCAACAACAGGCCGGGACTCTGGGCTTATCAGCCTGACCTCTTTTGGTACTGTTCTGGGTGGCGTCCAAGCAAAACAGTTCTGCTCTCTGTCTGTGGTCAGAACCGCTGATGGCTCTCAGAGCAATAGGACAAAGTTGTAATAAATTATAGAGTAAGGACACAAACCCACAAAGACACTGTGATCAATCACGGTACATCATGTGAGCATTCTCTCTGGCCTAtctgatctttttgtttttttgtttttttttctctgtcccCTCCACTCGCCCCACCCCATCACTTAGCTTGGCAGAGCACTTTGTTCCTGTGTAAGGACGTTTTCTGACCATGGTCTGGTATAATTTCCAATGATAAAACTTAAGTGCTCTTTGGGTGTTTGCTCCACTGCGGTTGTGCGGAAAATATTTATGTTGCACATGGAACTGCTCCCCATCACTGATGACAGAAATCCAGCAGCTCTTTCCTTTTTCATTAGCAGCCGGTTTAGACTGCAACTCCTGTGCAtccaacaacagaaaataaaaccctTTTACACTATTTCAAGTAGATCAGTAAACGTACTGGACTGgagtaaacaataaaaacaaaaatagctttatttagtatttgaaaccagaaaaaaactggttaaataatttaaaaaagcattaaattgTCAATTATTGAACatgtttataataattatattgATCTAGAAACCAATTATTGGGAGCTGGCAGAACCCAAAATGCAGAAGACCAGGCTTTGTAgcagaaatgtaaacatctaataaataaacttgatgaCAAAACCCACAAAAGAAGAACTAAAAACCAGAACCTTGTATACACTGGGGTCATTGACACAAATCAGACTGaactgcttttaaataaaacctaatATGTAATGGTTTGATTGGTCATGAAGTACACCCCAAAAGTTtggacattttcatttaatgggtttctttattttcatgactaTTTAGGTTGTAGATTCTCACTGAAGGCTGTAATGGAGATGGTAatggagagcagcagcagatgacCTGGCCTACACAGTCTGCTGGACCTGAACCCCATTGAGATGTTTTGGGGTGAGCTGGACTGTGGAGTGAAGGCAAAGGGACCAACAAGTCCTCTGGAAACTCCTTTACgatgactggaaaaaaaaattcaggtaaTGAATCCTGAAAGTGTGCAAATCAGTATTCAGAGTCGATTTTGAAGATACTACAATTTCGAAAATGATCTCagttatttcaccttttttggTTAAACGCATAACTCCACATGTGTTAATTCATAGTTTTGATGTGTTTGTGAGAATCTACAATGTAAATAgtcatgaatataaaaaaaacacacacacattaaatgAAAGGTGTGTCCAAACTTCTGGCCTGTACTGTATGTGGAAGAACtaatatgtctatttatgattaagagcattaattgaattatttacagCTGTTTGCATATTTTCCCATCATTGTTATTATTCCTAAGTTTGATATATCtctgtataaatatatatttctattgctctgttttgtattatttttgctgTGATTGGTTGTCCAAAATAAACGATTTCCAAATCCAAAGAAAAAACTTGGTGTGactgaaacttgaaaaaaactgaaaaaacattaaaaaaaagtccaaatgcAAAAACCTCACACCAATCAATGCCTTTACAGCTAAACCTGAATAAAATTATTTCAGTTATTTGCATTTTGACTATATGAAAATGCAATCTAGCATATTTTAAATAAGTCTATTAAAAATGCGCAAACCTTTTATTAGGATTAGTATGTGTCTTATAAATGTCATGTTAAATCATTTCACTTATTTATTACNNNNNNNNNNNNNNNNNNNNNNNNNNNNNNNNNNNNNNNNNNNNNNNNNNNNNNNNNNNNNNNNNNNNNNNNNNNNNNNNNNNNNNNNNNNNNNNNNNNNNNNNNNNNNNNNNNNNNNNNNNNNNNNNNNNNNNNNNNNNNNNNNNNNNNNNNNNNNNNNNNNNNNNNNNNNNNNNNNNNNNNNNNNNNNNNNNNNNNNNNNNNNNNNNNNNNNNNNNNNNNNNNNNNNNNNNNNNNNNNNNNNNNNNNNNNNNNNNNNNNNNNNNNNNNNNNNNNNNNNNNNNNNNNNNNNNNNNNNNNNNNNNNNNNNNNNNNNNNNNNNNNNNNNNNNNNNNNNNNNNNNNNNNNNNNNNNNNNNNNNNNNNNNNNNNNNNNNNNNNNNNNNNNNNNNNNNNNNNNNNNNNNNNNNNNNNNNNNNNNNNNNNNNNNNNNNNNNNNNNNNNNNNNNNNNNNNNNNNNNNNNNNNNNNNNNNNNNNNNNNNNNNNNNNNNNNNNNNNNNNNNNNNNNNNNNNNNNNNNNNNNNNNNNNNNNNNNNNNNNNNNNNNNNNNNNNNNNNNNNNNNNNNNNNNNNNNNNNNNNNNNNNNNNNNNNNNNNNNNNNNNNNNNNNNNNNNNNNNNNNNNNNNNNNNNNNNNNNNNNNNNNNNNNNNNNNNNNNNNNNNNNNNNNNNNNNNNNNNNNNNNNNNNNNNNNNNNNNNNNNNNNNNNNNNNNNNNNNNNNNNNNNNNNNNNNNNNNNNNNNNNNNNNNNNNNNNNNNNNNNNNNNNNNNNNNNNNNNNNNAAATAgtcatgaatatatatatatatatatatatataaaacacattaaatgaaAGGTGTGTCCAAACTTCTGGCCTGTACTGTATGCAGAAGAACtaatatgtctatttatgattgaGAGCTTTAATTGAattacagtggtggacaaaagtgttcatacccctcagttaaagaaggacaaacccacaattctcactgaaatcacttgaaacttacaaaagtaacaataaatattttttattttgaaaatgaaacaatcaaaatcagccatcacttttgaattgttgattaacatgattattttaaaaaacaatctaatgaaacaggcctggacaaaaatgatggtacctcaatgaaagattgaaaactatttgaccagagtgacatgattaactcaggtgcgtcctttaattgacatcacacgtgttattttttattgttactttgtaagttttgagtgatttcagtgagaattgagGGTTTGTCCTTCtctaactgaggggtaccaacaattttgtccacgtctgtatttACAGCTGTTTGGATATTTTCCCATCATTGTTATTATTCCAAACTTTTATATATCTCTGAATAGATATATATTTCTGTCTCTTGCtctgttttgtgttatttttgctttgattggttctttgaaacaaactatTTCCAAATCCAAAGACAAAACTTGGTGTgactgaaaagtgaaaaaagtccaaatgcAAATACCTCACACCAATCAATACATTTACAGTTAAAcctcaataaaatatttgagttATTTGCATTTggactaaataaaaatgcaatctAGCATACtacaaataataattaaaaatgcataaaccttttattatgattattatgtCTCATAAATGTCATGTTAAATCATTTCACTTGTTTATTACTAACCTGCAATCTCAATCATTAATTGTCTTCGGGTTGtttctttaagaaaacaatCTTGACTAACaacagtctgattttttttatatagaatcTTTATCAAAATGAATATTTCTGCAAAGTTTAGATATGTATTACAATCAGTCAGCACTTCTATATTATTGGTGTAAGAGTAACCTCTGCAACCCTATATAACATTCACATTTAAACTCATCCTCTGACCACAAAAAGACCTCATGAACAGCCAACTTCTGGTTGTTGAGCTCCATATAAAGCTACACTGTCGCTTTAAAGACTCATCTTCTCATTTCCTCACTTTGGTTGAGTCAAAATAGGAAGTTTCACTGATGTCAGCAAACGGTTTCCTTGTACAGCAGATCCTCAGACAACCAACAGAATTTAAAACTACTGTGTGCACAAAACTACtgtctttaatttaaataataacattttggtcaaatttgaaGCCACTTTGAACTGAAAGCAAGTTTAGAAGCATGTTCAGATGCTTACAGATAGATCACAACACGAGTGGAGGGAGAACTTGACGAACCCACAAGTGTATGTCAGGTATCCCGAACCCCCTCATTACAATGATAAAAGGGGGCGGTGTGGAAAGACTCTAAGCGGATCCTGCAGTGTTTTGTGCGGCTGTGCGTGTGCGCGTGCGTATAGAGGGGAGTGAGAAAGACACAGAGAGGACGGCGCTCCTTGTCGCCCAACTGGCTAGTAGTCTGTTATTGTCCCAGAGCGCGGCTTTCTGCAGCTTTCTGGTTGGAATACACTGAGATACTCCAACGCCGATCATCCGACATGGGGAAGGTGGAAGGAGGAATGAAATGCGTGAAATACCTTCTGTTCGTGTTCAACTTCATCTTCTGGGTGAGTTCACGTTTGATGCCGCGCGCGCGATGGGATGCAGGATGTGCGTAAAAGCACCGAACGAACCCCTGAACAAGTGCAGCTCCGAGTGAGACGCAGCCCATCTAGGCGCTTTAGCTTTACAATTCACTCATGGCGCTGCAGTCTAGAGGAGAGAACTTGTCCTGCGCGGCACACAACGAGTGACAGTcaacagtttctttttcttttctttttttttctcttagttttGCCTCAACCAACGCAAATCACATTTTCCACAGAGGAAAAACCCGCCCCCTTGTTGCCGgggaagcatgtttttgaaaggAAGACTGAATGAAAAGACAGAAAGGGAGAGTCTGCATGGAAAGCGACCTCGTGGCTGCTCGCTCTAATTTGTTCTAAAAGTAACCTAATAAGCGTAAAGCTACTTCAGCTTCCTCCTTCTAAAGATACAGATCTCTGTTTTCAGAGGAGTGAGGAAAAGGACAGTTTTGCTCACATAAACTCAAACTTATAATGTGTTCACTCATAAAAAACATCTTCCTGTGTTGATGCTGTTCCCAAGTCTCCACATCCATCCTTTTTAGAGGAGTTCCATTGTGCGCATGTGTGcgtaaaagggaaaaacatttaGCAAAGCAGCTTCCGTGGAGTGGATCAGGCGCTGATTGGACTGTGAAAGGATCCATTGTGATGGCGGGACAATAGagtgtctgctgctgctgtgtgctGTCCCATACTTGACTGGACCTGTTAATTTGGACATCTTTGATGTGATGCGTCTGCGcgcaaaaacaagaagatatgAAAAACGGGCAGACTAATGCTGATCAGGCATCTACATGCATGACACcactgtgactgaaaaaaatggttGCAGCGAGGAAATAAAAGGGTCATGGAGAGATTGAGAGGGATATTCCTGTGCGCGTTTGCGCGCTCACATGGCAGAAGAGGGACAGTTGGCTGGAATTTGACCCAGATACAGATAAAATAGAAcgctgtttgtttatttcaaagagCCTCAACAATACTTTCAGTTTGGGCACCCTATAAAGTTATGAACACCCCCACTCCACCCCACCCTTTCCAGCCACTTTTAACACTCTCAAATAACAGAGGAAGAAAGGGACTTCAGGATTTCCCCCTAAGCAATGAGGTGATCCCAGAGGACAGCAGAGATTTTGTTCATGTTGGCACATCAGAAGCAGATATGAGACACCGAAACTCAGGAGGGACAAAGTGACAAAACATGGGGATTTTGCTGCTTGTGAAAAGTTAATTATTGAGTCTTTTTGTGACATCTACACTCACAAATGCCCTTTCAGTGAAAGAGCTCTGTGTAGTCAGTTTAAAGGTGACACTTCTTTGCTTAATAAATTACTAGTTTATTGGCTCAAGAGGAAGTTTCAGTCGGCCCTGTTTTGTCTGCTGCTGTTGCATAGTGGCAAACAGTGCATAATGTTTTTTGGCATTTCCTGTTCTTCTGAGATTGGCTCAAGGTTAATGCATGACATGATATTCACTGCCAAGTTCAAGTTAAAGATTACACAAACTTTGAACTTTGTTCTGTTAAATCTTAGTTCTAAGGTGAGCTAGAAATGGAACTACTGGATCCTGGCTGCATTATAGACAAACTAACTACaatcaaacaatattttaaaacacaaaactgcaacatttttaagagaaataatttacaaaatttaatcTGTCTTCTTGTGACAAAATTGTGGTAGATATGATgatttttctgctatttttagtcacattttaTTGCAACATAAAACAGATTTCATCGAGatctttattttaactaaataaaaaaataattaacactcttattttccattttaataaaacaaaatgtctgtttttttttgcttgtatcaACCCAATTTTGTAACAGAGGACATGAAAAGAATATGTTTGGTTAAACTTTTAGAGCCGTATTTTTTAGTTACACTTAAGCATCGAGGAACTATAACTATCAAACACTTAAAGGTTGAAATTAAATTTCATTGCTTCTCAATATTCAATGCTGCAAAGGGACCTCATGCCCTCCGCCATCTCTTGAGGGCCCAGTctgctctgattggtcagtggACACCGTAACGGGAAAGGCaggtgtttctttgtttgagaTGAGCTACAGTAGACGTACATGAGGCGATATGTAAATGATTTCtgtgaagaaaaggaaaaaaagcagggcacgACAAAAGAACAAACATCTGATTCAAACAAAATCTCTAAGCTAAACTGTTAGGACCAAAAGATTTCCCAAATATTGTGTTGAAGCGAACATTAAACCTTTCAACTTTTGCACTTTggctcattttttattaataaaaatggaaCCTCTACATGTGGAAAGTTCTGAAAGTTATtgattattttgctaaaataaagtgTCAATCTGGAGGATAAAATGAGCCTGGCTCCACCACGCCTGCCTGATGGCGAGCACAATAGGATTTACTCCACCCATAATTATCTCACTCTTTTTAAACACTCTCCTTCtgtccgttttttttttttttttaatctgccaGTTCTCCCAAACATGTTCCAGACAGAGTActatttttggaataatttgTCACTCTGCTTTGAATTTAAAGAGGTTTCAGACAGTTTTGTCTTGGCGTCCATTTTTGGTCACtttaatttacagtaaaaagtcTGCTTGTATTGTTTGGACCTTTGCAAGTGCCACGGAGTGTCTCTGACCGAAGACCACAGCCCTGTGTCAGCTCATGGAAATTCCCCTCACAAATTCACGCTTTAACTGGAGCATTGAACGTAAGtcttaaacttgaaaataaccTCAATAAAGCCACGGCACAAAGATATTTCCATCCCCACCCAAAAGCACCTATAGGGAGGAGAGAAGTCTTTAGAAATAAGTCTCAAGGGGGAGTGAAGTCTTTAGAATTGGGTGATAAAAAAGGGGcaactttcttcttttcttcctctatTCTAATGTGGTTGTGCAGATAAACATCGTGTAGTTGCAAAAAACACAGTGGGTCTTTGTCTTTTGAGGGAAGGCCTGATGGGTCAACGATGGAGATTTATGTTGATAAATCAGAAGGGGAGGGGGCTGTTTCACGGATCTGCAGAAGCAGAGATAAGAGAGAGGGGGTGAGCAGGCAGGAAGAAAGCAGAGAGGGTGATAATTGGACGTTTGGGATAGTCAAGCTATTAGTGTGGGTGTTATTGATGCATTTAGGATGTCAAGCTCTGACTGCAGGCTCTGGAAAGGCTTTTAAACGCAACCATAAAAGTATTGATTTTTGGGCTAAATGCAACGCTCTTGTCCAACATGAACTAATAACATGCTCCTCCACCACTCAAGCACAATGTACGGTGTCTTGGGAAGGCTTAGCTCCTGCAGATCTTCATGCACATCCCTCATGCTGCCCGATAGACTCTGTCGACACAAATAAAACCCGGCTCGGTAAATCTGTGGAGCTGCAGTCTTCGCTGTTATTTATCACTTTGGACCTGCTAATCCCCAAATCCTGAGAGTTCAGCTGTCCCATACATCACAGCACATGACACTGGATGCTTGGTTTAGAAGCGTCCCGACACCTCAAATGCTTTACAGCTCATGCAAtttcagaaaatataaataatgtttGGATCTGGAACTTGCAAAgagaaaacaatgcaaaaagCAAGATGAAACACATCAGGCGGCACAATTCCAAACTAAAACCGTGCAGCAGAACATCCCACATGCTCATAAATCATCTCTCAAACCTCTTTTCACATTCACACATACACTAGATATACAATGTGTTGTTGTGAAGCTCAGCTCAAAGGTTTTAAGACTGGATTATCCCGAGAGGCCTTGGCCTAAGTAATTATTAAAACCTCTCCCCATTGATTTGTCCGTTGCCTTAAGCTGTAAATGCATCTCTGCTTTGGAGCAAACAGCAAAGGAAGATCAGTATGAAACTTTGTTCTTAAAGAGGTGttgtcagattaaaataaagtcaaaaccttgtgagacatttgtttttttattattttaacaccTATGAAGAGGTTATCTAAGCAGTCAGGACAAagtaaaatgagtttaaaactCAATGTTTCAGTTGACAACCGAAAGGATCCAGACATTCACGAGTTTGAAAGTGTCAGCCTGTTTTAGGCCTTTGCTCCCCATGAAGTGAAGACGATATTTGATCGGGAAAGACTTGAGCTTTGTGGAGATTAATCTTCCAGATTGGTGGATAAAGTGTACCACAATGGCAAATTCAGACCATACATGAGAATgatgttttactgtaaaaatataattgtaCCTACATTTCTGATTTATAGAGCCAGTGGATCAAACATGTACTGAAACAtaacccttttttttcatttctgtctctTTACACATCCAGTTAATGGGATCCTTCGTGCTCGCAGTTGGACTGTGGCTTCGTTTTGACCCACAAACTGTTTCTCTGCTCAATGACAGCAAGGCTCCAGACACCTTTTTCATTGGTGAGTTGTAGCTCACACCCCCCAGCAGATTTTTACAGGTTGGCACACTGTGACACaacaacttttaaacttttaaatcattaaaagtgtttattttttgttttaaaaagcttttgttttaaggttttaaggATGTGTTACTTATATTTAGTCTAACTATTAAACTTTGCATGAAcgttttaaaagaataaaagaagccacaaaatgtgttactttaagacgatttttaatcttttcttggTGTGTAAATTATTGTGAAAGAATCTACAATATAAAAGGTAAAATCAATAATGTGTCCATGCAAAAGCGAAAATCGTCCAAAAGTCCAATTTGCAgtcctctgaagatgctgaagtgcAATGACAGAATGGAAAaggaatttacaaaaaaaaaaaaaagtagacgTGTCATTAGAAAACCTTTGGAAAGTCCTCAAGACCACTTAAATAAAAGTAGGCCTGGAAAGCAAACTTAAATGAAGATTTTCCATCGACTTTTACACCGCACTGTTTGCTTCTATGGTAAAAGTGTAGGTAGAAGTATACAACTGTGCCTCAGCACCATCTCAAATAAAGTGGAAGAATCTTCTTATGCTTTCAGAccttaattatatttaaacacataattcattttttgattattaaaaaatatcacagTAATGAAAGTGATCCATGAAAAGGTTTTAAGGCAAACAAAAGAGCAATGATGCGACCATGTAAAAATAGGGCGGAGTGTTTAGGTGTAAACAAGCGGCTCAATAGCTGTTATTAcactaaagaaaatgaaacgGTGAACGTTCAAGCACTCCCACACATGGTTTATGTGAAACTTACTTCACCGCTTGGTTCAGTCTCTAGAGGACGTCCTCCCATGTCTGATTGGTACTTCGAAGGTTTTGAAATGGTAGACCTGTCCACCTGAGAGAGGATTtgtttttacacagaaatagcCCTGCAAAAACATGTCAtcacttttatttgtgttaGAGTGAcatcagcctaaaaacaaatgtgatttcATGGAGGAtgggtgtgtgttttttttgtcagctctTCTAAGAATACCGTGCAGCAAATGGCTGCAGAAACAGCTGGGAGGGCCTGACAGTTGTTAACACACACAGAGCCCCTTTTTGTGTtataatgtgattaaaaaaaaagaaaaatatcaaaacagaaGCCACTTTGTTTTCTATCATAAGGAACGGTCCATCTGCGGCATCACTGCACATCAGTTACAGGAATACTGTCAGTAATGTTGACATTTTGGCTACATTTTAGACACTTTATATGTGGGCTGGTGCATTGTTTAGCAatcatttatgcatttttttctcaaaacagcTCACACctgcataaaaaacacacttgagcaattttaaaactcttaaaaacattttggctaaacatCCAAATGTATTATCAGTGGTTTAGTCTGAGTAAATGATcaatgctgccctcttgtgtcaatgatgatgaatgacggTCTTATACAGAATACACTCATTCTTGTAAttataatgtaattttaataagctgttaaattgtttttaactgtCTTTTCTAGGTGTGTACATTCTGATTGGTGCTGGCAGTTTGGTGATGATGGTTGGTTTCTTCGGATGTTGTGGAGCTGTCAGGGAGTCTCAGTGCCTGCTGGGCTCAGTGAGTGCCAACATAACACGTATAAATATCCCAAttcttttggacttttttttttgtttttttttgtaattcaaaaacatttttttttctttctagttCTTCGCGTGTCTGTTGATCATCTTTGGGTCTGAAGTGGCTGCTGGGGTGTTTGCTTTCCTCAGTAAAGAGAAGGTACAATCCACCTGTCAGTTTTACAGATTATCTTTCATAGTACTCGTTAGCGTGAAAGCTCATTGATCATCTCCCACCCAGATCATTAAGGATATTCAGAGCTTCTACAAAGATGCCTACGAAACGAACAACACAGCAGTCTTGACCTTTCACAATGCGgttagttaaaaacactaatgACTTAAAGGAAAATGTTGTCCTGCTCTGACCTCACATGATTGCTTTTATCTTTAGCTGAAATGTTGTGGAACTACACAAAGTCCGTGTCCAGAGGTGACATCGAATACAAAGGTACATTCTTAGAGCAACAATTTAATAAGATTGTTTAATTATTGAGTCATGTTGACTTTGCTTTTGTGCTCTGAATCCTACAGAACTGTGAGGCAGAAATTAACGAGTTCTTCAGCAATAAACTCTACATTATTGGCTATGTGGGCATCGCCATCGCTGGAGTCATGGTGAGTCAAGAGACGATAAAAGACTAAATCATTTAGAAATGACTTCTCATTGACTTCTGCTTTCCCTTGAACAGATCATCGGGATGATTTTCAGCATGGTGCTCTGCTGTGCCATTCGCAACAGCAGGGAGGTCATCTGAGCCGGGTTATTGCCCCCCATTTCTCTCAATAGACTTGGAATAAAACATCAGTTCTTGTCAGAAATCATAACAGGGACCAAGGAAATTTAAGAACagaattcctctttttttaccGTTCAGCTTTCTCCTGATtccttcatttcatttttttctcctgttttcagttttcagtgtCCAATACTGTTACTGTGTAGGACTTTCCCATCCTGACGGGGAACTCTTTAGTTTATCTTGACCTGACATTCTGTCAAATAATTCTTCCTCGCTGCCATTTGGACAACACTAGAATCTTCACCCACATGCTGTTACAGCAGCTTTTTCACACGGCTTTGACACTGACCCCTAGTCGGTGGGAAAATTGCACCTgaggtccaaaaaaaaaaaaaatttgcaacaCACAGCGGTGCACAAACACATCAATTTCCTGAGAGCCCAgaactaaacaaaacatttttgtgggtTCTTAGATGAAATCATTCTGGTTAGTGTCTCAAatgttattctttttattttaaagaacttaaATCCCACTTgtctctctttaaaaaaaatggtaagaactattatgaaaaaaaggctttcttTTATTAGGTTTACAGCATGGCTCACAAACGCGTGCTTAAATATATCTACTtagcagaaaacacaaaaggcaatgaaaatcatttttttcaacacatgcattaaaatagttttgatgcacacaatgcaaaaaaacacatttagtgagcttttaaaatgaaataccaATCTGGTTTGTTCAAAAGACGTCTTCATCAGGGGAACAGAAtgctcaattatttttttaactatgtaGTTGTATGTATTCACTCCCCCTGGTTTTATGACACAGATTTGTTCTGTCCACCACCGTAATTGGTCCACACTAAACCTCCTACTTGGTTATATTTAAGAAATCTGATCCAGTGTTACTGCATGTTCTCATCATCATTTGAAGGATTGNNNNNNNNNNNNNNNNNNNNNNNNNNNNNNNNNNNNNNNNNNNNNNNNNNNNNNNNNNNNNNNNNNNNNNNNNNNNNNNNNNNNNNNNNNNNNNNNNNNNNNNNNNNNNNNNNNNNNNNNNNNNNNNNNNNNNNNNNNNNNNNNNCCCGTGTATGCGTGGGCTTTcgccggggactccggcttcctcccaccgtccaaaaacatgcttcataggttcattggtgactctaaattgcccctgggtgtgaatgagtgaatgggtgtgtgattgtggccctgcgacggactggcgacctgtcc
It encodes:
- the LOC112159205 gene encoding tetraspanin-2; the encoded protein is MGKVEGGMKCVKYLLFVFNFIFWLMGSFVLAVGLWLRFDPQTVSLLNDSKAPDTFFIGVYILIGAGSLVMMVGFFGCCGAVRESQCLLGSFFACLLIIFGSEVAAGVFAFLSKEKIIKDIQSFYKDAYETNNTAVLTFHNALKCCGTTQSPCPEVTSNTKNCEAEINEFFSNKLYIIGYVGIAIAGVMIIGMIFSMVLCCAIRNSREVI